One window of the Azospirillum sp. TSH58 genome contains the following:
- the flgA gene encoding flagellar basal body P-ring formation chaperone FlgA — MRRSVRRLTGFALALHLLCAPAQAATLSDGEGAVEALLAQELAASLGPAVPPDARVSVVLTVPFSGPVEAVRDLSYDPRGGLVRALVSSNGRIVEVKAKADIMVEVPVPTRRILPGEVIADSDLTTIPMPLERLNGAVITSRDSLAGLASRRQLSAGRLIQTSAVGAPLVVQRNKPVSLVYEDGPLQLMARGRALQDGGVGELVRVMNVASNIVVTGTITGPQTVTVAGPPEAMP; from the coding sequence ATGCGGCGTTCCGTTCGGCGTCTCACCGGCTTCGCGTTGGCCCTGCATCTGCTCTGCGCGCCCGCCCAGGCGGCCACTCTCTCCGACGGCGAGGGCGCCGTGGAGGCGCTGCTGGCGCAGGAGCTGGCGGCCTCGCTCGGCCCGGCGGTGCCGCCGGACGCGCGGGTCTCGGTGGTGCTGACCGTGCCCTTCTCCGGCCCGGTGGAGGCGGTGCGCGACCTGTCCTACGACCCGCGCGGCGGGCTGGTCCGCGCGCTGGTCAGCAGCAACGGGCGCATCGTCGAGGTGAAGGCCAAGGCCGACATCATGGTCGAGGTGCCGGTGCCGACGCGCCGCATCCTGCCCGGCGAGGTGATCGCCGACAGCGACCTGACCACCATCCCGATGCCGCTGGAGCGGCTGAATGGCGCCGTCATTACTTCGCGCGACAGCTTGGCCGGGCTGGCCAGCCGCCGCCAGCTCTCCGCCGGGCGGCTGATCCAGACCTCCGCGGTCGGCGCCCCGCTGGTGGTCCAGCGCAACAAGCCGGTCAGCCTCGTCTACGAGGACGGGCCGCTGCAGTTGATGGCGCGCGGCCGCGCCCTGCAGGACGGCGGGGTGGGGGAGCTGGTGCGGGTGATGAACGTCGCCAGCAACATCGTCGTCACCGGCACCATCACCGGGCCGCAGACCGTCACGGTCGCCGGGCCGCCCGAGGCCATGCCATGA
- the flgF gene encoding flagellar basal-body rod protein FlgF, translating into MENPLYIGLSRQVALRRQLDVVANNIANMNTAGFRGERMLFEAAMERGGMKPSDKIAFTIDRATYTDFTAGSLKPTDNPYDVALDGDGWLQVQTPDGPRYTRDGRMRRDVDGQLVNAGGFPYLDDNQQPIVIPADRSRMEIGTDGLVSADNEMIARLRVVRFESPQALAQTGDVLFDAGDAQPLAAPDARIIQGKVEQSNVQSIAEMSRMMELTRDYQSVTRMMDDGQELLRSAINRLGKSA; encoded by the coding sequence ATGGAGAATCCCCTTTACATCGGATTGTCGCGGCAAGTGGCGTTGCGCCGGCAGCTCGATGTCGTGGCGAACAACATCGCCAACATGAACACTGCGGGATTCCGCGGCGAGCGCATGCTGTTCGAAGCGGCGATGGAGCGCGGCGGCATGAAGCCGTCCGACAAGATCGCCTTCACCATCGACCGCGCCACCTACACCGACTTCACCGCCGGCAGCCTGAAGCCCACCGACAACCCCTACGACGTGGCGCTGGACGGCGACGGCTGGCTGCAGGTGCAGACGCCGGACGGCCCGCGCTACACCCGCGACGGGCGGATGCGGCGCGACGTCGACGGGCAGCTCGTGAACGCCGGCGGCTTCCCCTATCTGGACGACAACCAGCAGCCCATCGTCATCCCGGCCGATCGCAGCCGGATGGAGATCGGCACCGACGGGCTGGTCTCCGCCGACAACGAGATGATCGCCCGGCTGCGCGTCGTCCGCTTCGAGAGCCCGCAGGCGCTCGCCCAGACCGGCGACGTGCTGTTCGACGCCGGGGACGCCCAGCCGCTGGCGGCCCCCGACGCCCGGATCATCCAGGGCAAGGTGGAGCAGTCCAACGTCCAGTCCATCGCCGAGATGTCGCGGATGATGGAGCTGACGCGCGACTACCAGTCGGTCACCCGCATGATGGACGACGGGCAGGAGCTGCTGCGCTCCGCCATCAACCGTCTCGGCAAATCCGCTTAA
- the flgG gene encoding flagellar basal-body rod protein FlgG: MRVLSIASTGMMAQQLNVEVISNNIANINTTAFKRGRAEFQDLMYQSERRQGSQSTDAGTIIPTGIEVGLGVRPGAVNRINTTGNLTSTGNELDLAIEGRGYFNIRMPAGETAYTRAGGFKLSPEGTIVTSDGHPVLPEVTVPQGTREIAVNASGEVQAFVDGQTRPRVLGQLVMTVFVNESGLEAMGDNLYRSTPASGEPQDGTGGQAGFGTIRQKYLESSNVNVVQEITELISAQRAYEMNAKVVEAGDQMASTLSNMR, translated from the coding sequence ATGCGCGTGCTCAGCATCGCTTCGACCGGCATGATGGCCCAGCAGTTGAACGTCGAGGTCATCTCCAACAACATCGCCAACATCAACACCACCGCCTTCAAGCGCGGGCGCGCCGAGTTCCAGGACCTGATGTACCAGTCGGAGCGGCGCCAGGGCAGCCAGTCCACCGACGCCGGCACCATCATCCCGACCGGCATCGAGGTCGGCCTCGGCGTGCGTCCGGGGGCGGTCAACCGCATCAACACGACCGGCAACCTGACCTCCACCGGGAACGAGCTGGACCTCGCCATCGAGGGGCGCGGCTATTTCAACATCCGCATGCCCGCGGGCGAGACCGCCTACACCCGCGCCGGCGGCTTCAAGCTGTCGCCGGAGGGCACCATCGTGACCAGCGACGGCCACCCGGTGCTGCCGGAGGTCACCGTGCCGCAGGGCACGCGGGAGATCGCCGTGAACGCGTCGGGCGAGGTGCAGGCCTTCGTCGACGGGCAGACCCGCCCGCGCGTGCTGGGCCAGCTCGTGATGACCGTGTTCGTCAACGAATCCGGGCTGGAGGCGATGGGCGACAACCTCTACCGGTCCACCCCCGCCTCGGGCGAGCCGCAGGACGGCACCGGCGGGCAGGCGGGCTTCGGCACGATCCGGCAGAAGTATCTGGAATCCTCCAACGTCAACGTCGTCCAGGAGATCACCGAACTCATCTCGGCCCAGCGCGCCTACGAGATGAACGCGAAGGTGGTCGAGGCCGGCGACCAGATGGCCTCCACCCTCTCCAACATGCGGTGA